The nucleotide window GGTGGTGATGCAGCAGACGTATTCTTATGGAGGTCTTCAGATCAGGGAACGACCTGGAGTGCGCCAATAAGAGTAAATCAGGATGCGGCAAATGGTAAACTTCAATATCATGCTGCAATTAACGTAGATGCAGGCGGTGGAATAAACGTAGTATATCACGATTGCAGGAATTCAAACAACAATGACTCAGTAGATACATACGTAAACCGCTCTGTAGATGGTGGGACGACTTGGACAGAAGTAAAAGTTAATGATGCGAAATTCAGACCAGCACCTATGTCCGGATTAGCAACAGGTTATCAGGGTGATTACATTGGAATTACATCAGGTAATAACAGGATAATCCCGAATTGGGCAGATAACAGAGTAGGCAGATATCAGTCCTGGGCGGCAATAGTTGATATCGGACCATCGATAGCACATACAAATCTCGGTAACACCGAACAACTTTCCGGAACAAGAGAAATCAATTGTATAATAACACCGGCGGGAAGTCCTATAACTCCATCTACGGTAAAACTTTATTATTCGAAAGATAATCCGACCCTTACTTCGAACGTCACAATGACGAACTCGAGCGGAGACAACTGGACTGCTAATTTACCGATTTCGGGAGCGGGACTTTACAGGTATTATATTACAGCAACAGACGGTTTAATGAGAACAGCAACTTATCCAGCAGGTGCCCCGGGTAATACAATTTCATTTATAGCAGCAACTGATACTTCAAGACCGGTAATTGTACATAATTCTTTGGTAGATGTACCAAAAGTACAATGGCCTGCAACCGTAACGGCAACTGTGACTGATAACATCGGTGTTGACTCTGCATGGGTAAAGTGGTACAAAAATAATCCATCGAACGGAATAAAGCAGTTTAAGCTTACTAATACAGGCGGATCGTCTTATTCTGCAGAATTTAATTCAGTGAATGGGGATGTGCAACCAGGAGATTCGATATCATACCGAGTATTTGCACGCGATAATTCAATTGCACATAATACAGATTCTACAACATTAAGGACATTTAAAATTATTGCTCAAGCAACATCTTGTGTCGGGACTGGAACAACATCAACAAGTTATCCATTCTATACGCTTTATGAAGATTCAAGAACACAAATGCTTTTTAAAGCAGCAGAATTAATGGCAGGCGGTGGTGGAGCCGGATTCATAAGTAAACTTGGCTTCACGTTTTTGACAGTTGGTTCTCCGGCAATGAGTGGTTTTTCTATTAAGATGCAGACAATATCCGGCACTACCATTTCATCATGGACAACAACCGGATGGACTCAGGTATTGGATTCAGCTTCCTATACACCTCCGGGAACCGGATTACAGTATATCAATCTTGAGAATCCGTTCTATTGGAATGGTACTGGAAATTTACTGATTGAAGTGTGTTTTGATAATGATACTTGGTCATCAAACAGCACTGTTGCAGGAACTTCACAGACGGGAACGGTTGTACACAATCATGTTGATAATAGTGCAGGCTGCAACTTAACAGCAACGTCCACAGCATCCACGAGACCTAATATCTGTCTCGTAATTAATACAGCAACATCAGTAAATCCTGTCGGTACGACATTGCCCCAAACATATTCATTAAGTCAGAACTACCCGAATCCGTTTAATCCTTCTACAAAGATAAACTTTGCAATACCAAAGCAGGGTTTTGTAACGTTGAAGATATACGACGTTCTCGGTCGGGAAGTAAGAACGCTCGTTAATGAAATAAAAGCAGCAGGCAATTATACTGTAGATTTTAATGCTTCAGAATATTCGAGCGGTGTTTACTTCTACAAACTGGAATCAAGTGGTTATAGTAATATTAAGAAAATGATGTTAATTAAATAAGGATATACTTTTCGTTATAATAAAAGGCGGTAATGATTACCGCCTTTTTTAATATAGCTAACCTGCGAGAATAATCATTTCTATACACCTTTCACGATTTAAAAGAGAAATCATTAAATATCAGGGATTAC belongs to Ignavibacteria bacterium and includes:
- a CDS encoding T9SS type A sorting domain-containing protein, yielding MKKTLSILAIFTIGFIVLTGQKFDNNDPRWNPHPASTRFIPVGQYDNLPTYPNTDNYVNPNTVTQYIRTPQGVFAVSPNFRLHPTNAPGTQSETIITSSLNNPNLMFGSANIFWGGSYFSTGGYISTNGGLNWYGGDTTVRNSGDPAPMIDKDGVYLISFITQSYSMGASYSTNYGLTWAPAITFPGATTNADKNLSGTNYASSSPYYGHSYTVYTEFGVTYTNRILFTKTTNSGVSWSNVQVISPPTASGHHHQGCDVTAGPEGNVYAVWANCTTNGQNSTEDSLGFGKSTDGGVTWTARNNAANMNGIRSGSFGPWGVRVAGFPRLDIDRSGGPRNGWIYVVAPEKNFVGGDAADVFLWRSSDQGTTWSAPIRVNQDAANGKLQYHAAINVDAGGGINVVYHDCRNSNNNDSVDTYVNRSVDGGTTWTEVKVNDAKFRPAPMSGLATGYQGDYIGITSGNNRIIPNWADNRVGRYQSWAAIVDIGPSIAHTNLGNTEQLSGTREINCIITPAGSPITPSTVKLYYSKDNPTLTSNVTMTNSSGDNWTANLPISGAGLYRYYITATDGLMRTATYPAGAPGNTISFIAATDTSRPVIVHNSLVDVPKVQWPATVTATVTDNIGVDSAWVKWYKNNPSNGIKQFKLTNTGGSSYSAEFNSVNGDVQPGDSISYRVFARDNSIAHNTDSTTLRTFKIIAQATSCVGTGTTSTSYPFYTLYEDSRTQMLFKAAELMAGGGGAGFISKLGFTFLTVGSPAMSGFSIKMQTISGTTISSWTTTGWTQVLDSASYTPPGTGLQYINLENPFYWNGTGNLLIEVCFDNDTWSSNSTVAGTSQTGTVVHNHVDNSAGCNLTATSTASTRPNICLVINTATSVNPVGTTLPQTYSLSQNYPNPFNPSTKINFAIPKQGFVTLKIYDVLGREVRTLVNEIKAAGNYTVDFNASEYSSGVYFYKLESSGYSNIKKMMLIK